Proteins encoded by one window of Cloeon dipterum chromosome 4, ieCloDipt1.1, whole genome shotgun sequence:
- the Hipk gene encoding homeodomain-interacting protein kinase 2 isoform X2, producing MHDMFISPQHSGTTSSSGASIISAAGTTGTSTSSGVHNHYQLHPQHIISHKKRKLEHGQVEYLNGTSAVANDTTTFAQSSAYSQTSVVQPHFHRSRSHHKNSPNGAAGLLPQNFIRASTIKLLDTYQRCGQKRKSESDRDGNETGSGPESTATAPTSTTTAAVASAAIPGNGGKGTTATVANTTASTSNGVEGDYQLVQHEVLYSMTNQYEVLEFLGRGTFGQVVKCWKKGTSEIVAIKILKNHPSYARQGQIEVSILSRLSQENADEFNFVRAYECFQHKSHTCLVFEMLEQNLYDFLKQNKFSPLPLKFIRPILQQVLTALLKLKQLGLIHADLKPENIMLVDPARQPYRVKVIDFGSASHVSKAVCNTYLQSRYYRAPEIILGLPFCEAIDMWSLGCVVAELFLGWPLYPGSSEYDQIRYISQTQGLPTEHMLNSASKTTKFFYRDMDSTYPFWRLKTPEEHEAETGIKSKEARKYIFNCIDDIGQVNVPTDLEGGELLAEKADRREFIDLLKRMLTMDQERRTTPGEALNHHFVTLAHLVDYAHCNNVKAGVHMMGVCRTNSFSSTTSHQSSQAPPLVANFVPNSSGNVTLTFNNQLSNQYQLYNGRSVARQYTSAARPEHFPHSLVPSILCQPNYQGMGSPTKVVVAQQPPQLQIQPPPAILSQPQQQYVPVSMVEPGGRQMLLTNAVQTTWAANRQMAIVPSWQQIAPQHAAIQQPLLSEAADWARPLLLDSSSLISQRSMFPVEVSEVYDPMVEQQHAATSVMQQAHHLTPQQATQTWTASKRGNKSSSSQMHHHHHHQSSSHHGHHILSNNHLTVPISHRPDKKEATQLSPVKKRVKEGTPPSDTCNYSRARGSPPFAVSTLSWEPQTIPQQVVSTKQEHIGSSQQGSGPARQQTITIHDTPSPAVSVITISDSEDEATPTKCCKDRDCSACHHGDELSETCHIADGSGVSSSSGMLCPNSSQPPATVNEAKPSMVNGPTVVTKAARKNVISCFTVGDSDEEHRSPAKLHSQNNFVSGSLPTLREVKHEVKHEPQISSNYSNGASQSQKKRLLAKAQSECVINSVATKQEPGVSQQNVYDNGAGLPPRDYIRNTNNIQLNCQPGTTCSSGSSASASSQEFVFYRDQMAPPVAHSREIHPHEVVYREPVITQQPQSVVPPAHKREINREAVVTTSHRDYHMPAAVHKEYILPPAAHTTRSDLQRESHIANKSWQPGGQQVQNAYRQRMQKRGCVVYVPTGGPENEYISRHASAAHLSPQPITHAGAPSRLSPQHPLVAGQPLYHQPELYRRPPVYVGVTHTQQTFLPAGHQVASYTSGALPPPAHHSNARPVLAAHPAHPLPAHMQPAVFPAHPQAVATAALAAASYGYAPLSPAKSQYQHLWYTAE from the exons ATGCATGACATGTTCATATCACCCCAGCATTCCGGCACAACAAGTAGCAGTGGGGCTAGCATCATTAGTGCAGCAGGAACGACCGGCACCTCTACATCTTCAGGAGTGCACAACCACTACCAGCTCCACCCTCAGCATATCATCAGCCACAAGAAGCGCAAGCTAGAGCACGGCCAAGTCGAGTATCTAAACGGCACTTCTGCTGTAGCCAACGATACGACCACCTTCGCCCAGTCATCAGCGTACTCTCAAACATCAGTGGTACAACCTCACTTTCATCGTTCGAGGTCGCACCACAAGAACTCGCCTAATGGTGCTGCAGGTTTGCTGCCACAGAACTTCATCAGAGCATCCACAATTAAGCTTTTAGACACATACCAGCGCTGCGGCCAGAAA AGGAAGTCGGAATCCGATCGTGACGGGAATGAGACGGGCTCTGGCCCAGAATCTACAGCCACGGCACCGACAAGTACGACAACTGCCGCCGTCGCGTCGGCGGCAATCCCTGGCAATGGAGGAAAGGGCACGACCGCGACGGTGGCCAACACGACGGCCAGCACGAGCAACGGTGTGGAGGGCGACTACCAGCTTGTACAGCACGAGGTGCTCTACTCAATGACCAACCAATATGAGGTCCTCGAGTTTCTCGGCCGAGGCACCTTTGGACAGGTGGTCAAATGTTGGAAAAAGGGCACGAGTGAGATAGTAGCCATCAAGATTCTCAAGAACCACCCCTCTTACGCCAGACAAGGACAAATCGAA GTTAGTATTTTGTCTAGACTTAGCCAAGAGAATGCTGATGAATTCAACTTCGTTCGAGCTTACGAGTGCTTTCAGCACAAAAGCCACACTTGCTTGGTTTTTGAGATGTTGGAACAAAATCTCTATGACTTTCTcaagcaaaacaaattcaGCCCTCTGCCCCTCAAATTCATCCGTCCGATTTTGCAACAAGTCCTGACAGCCCTGCTGAAATTAAAG caactGGGCCTGATCCATGCTGACCTCAAGCCAGAGAACATCATGCTAGTAGATCCTGCGAGGCAGCCGTACAGAGTAAAAGTGATTGATTTTGGCAGTGCTTCTCACGTGAGCAAGGCAGTATGCAATACTTATCTGCAAAGCCGCTACTACAGAGCTCCTGAGATCATCTTGG ggTTGCCCTTCTGTGAAGCGATTGACATGTGGTCACTTGGATGCGTGGTCGCCGAGTTGTTTCTCGGTTGGCCTCTATATCCAGGCTCCTCCGAGTACGATCAAATCCGGTACATCAGCCAAACGCAGGGTCTCCCTACAGAACACATGCTGAACAGTGCATCTAAGACGACCAAGTTCTTCTACAGAGATATGGATAGTACATACCCATTCTGGAGACTGAAAACTCCTGAGGAGCATGAAGCAGAAACTG GAATCAAATCGAAAGAGGCCCGAAAGTACATATTCAATTGCATAGACGACATTGGGCAAGTAAATGTGCCCACCGACCTTGAAGGAGGTGAATTACTTGCTGAGAAAGCTGACAGGAGAGAATTCATCGATCTTCTTAAGAGAATGCTCACAATGGACCAG GAGAGACGTACCACTCCAGGGGAAGCCCTCAACCACCACTTTGTCACGCTGGCACATTTGGTTGACTACGCGCACTGCAACAATGTTAAAGCTGGTGTCCACATGATGGGGGTTTGCAGAACTAACAGCTTCAGCTCAACCACCAGCCACCAGTCCTCGCAAGCACCGCCATTGGTCGCCAATTTTGTTCCAAACTCAAGCGGCAATGTCACTCTTACATTTAACAACCAGTTAAGCAACCAG taCCAACTGTACAATGGCCGATCAGTCGCTCGACAGTACACCAGTGCCGCAAGACCAGAGCATTTCCCGCATTCACTTGTTCCTTCCATTCTTTGTCAACCCAACTATCAAGGCATGGGTTCTCCAACCAAAGTAGTTGTGGCGCAGCAACCACCACAATTGCAAATCCAGCCTCCGCCAGCTATACTctcgcagccgcagcagcagtacGTGCCTGTATCAATGGTTGAGCCCGGTGGCAGACAAATGCTGTTGACG AACGCAGTTCAGACGACTTGGGCTGCCAACAGGCAGATGGCGATTGTGCCATCGTGGCAGCAAATCGCGCCACAACACGCGGCCATTCAGCAGCCCCTTCTGTCAGAAGCTGCAGATTGGGCGCGTCCTCTACTTCTAGATTCCAGCTCGCTGATATCGCAGCGTTCCATGTTTCCTGTGGAAGTGTCTGAAGTTTACGATCCAATGGTAGAGCAGCAACACGCGGCAACATCTGTCATGCAGCAGGCTCATCATCTCACACCACAGCAAGCTACCCAGACATGGACCGCGTCAAAGAGAGGAAACAAGAGCTCAAGTAGCCAGATGCACCACCATCATCACCATCAGTCGTCTTCTCACCACGGGCACCACATATTGAGCAACAACCACCTTACTGTGCCGATCAGCCACAGACCAGACAAGAAGGAGGCGACGCAACTCAGTCCTGTCAAAAAGAGGGTCAAGGAAGGCACGCCTCCATCag ATACGTGCAACTATTCTAGAGCAAGAGGGTCTCCTCCATTTGCTGTTTCTACCCTCAGTTGGGAACCGCAAACAATCCCGCAGCAGGTTGTTAGCACGAAACAGGAGCACATTGGCAGTAGTCAGCAGGGCTCTGGTCCAGCAAGGCAACAGACTATTACTATCCACGACACTCCTTCTCCAGCCGTCTCTGTCATCACCATCTCGGACAGTGAAGATGAGGCAACGCCGACTAAGTG TTGCAAAGATAGGGACTGTTCTGCTTGCCACCACGGCGATGAACTGAGTGAGACGTGCCATATTGCTGATGGCAGTGGCGTTTCCTCATCATCTGGAATGCTGTGTCCCAACAG CTCTCAGCCGCCTGCCACTGTGAATGAAGCCAAACCCTCAATGGTTAACGGACCGACCGTGGTCACAAAGGCAGCAAGGAAGAACGTAATTTCCTGTTTCACTGTTGGCGACAGCGACGAAGAGCATCGAAGCCCGGCCAAACTTCATAGTCAGAACAACTTTGTTAGTGGATCTTTGCCCACCTTGAGAGAGGTCAAGCATGAGGTTAAACACGAACCACAAATAAG TTCAAACTACTCGAATGGAGCGTCTCAATCGCAGAAGAAAAGACTTCTGGCCAAAGCTCAGTCTGAATGCGTGATCAACAGCGTTGCCACCAAGCAAGAACCAGGAGTGTCTCAACAGAATGTGTATGACAACGGTGCTGGCCTTCCCCCAAGGGATTACATAAGGAACACAAACAACATCCAGCTTAACTGCCAGCCAGGGACAACTTGCAGCAGCGGCAGTAGTGCCAGCGCTAGCTCGCAGGAGTTTGTCTTTTATCG gGATCAAATGGCCCCGCCGGTTGCTCACTCAAGAGAGATCCACCCTCATGAGGTGGTGTACCGCGAACCAGTCATCACGCAGCAGCCGCAGTCTGTTGTGCCACCTGCCCACAAAAGGGAAATCAACAGGGAGGCCGTGGTCACAACAAGCCACAGGGACTATCACATGCCTGCAGCCGTGCACAAAGAGTATATCCTACCTCCTGCAGCGCATACAACGCGGTCAGATTTGCAACGAGAGTCGCACATCGCAAACAAGTCGTGGCAGCCAGGCGGCCAGCAGGTTCAAAATGCCTACAG ACAAAGGATGCAGAAACGAGGATGCGTAGTGTACGTGCCGACTGGAGGCCCTGAAAATGAGTATATCAG CCGTCACGCCAGTGCTGCCCACCTATCACCCCAGCCGATAACTCACGCTGGTGCGCCCAGCAGGTTGTCGCCGCAACACCCTCTCGTGGCGGGGCAGCCACTTTACCACCAACCTGAACTCTACAGAAGACCGCCTGTGTATGTTGGTGTCACGCACACACAGCAAACATTTCTGCCAGCTGGTCACCAAGTAGCATCATACACATCAGG GGCCCTGCCTCCGCCTGCACATCATTCAAATGCCCGTCCAGTCTTGGCAGCACATCCCGCACACCCTCTGCCGGCTCACATGCAACCAGCAGTGTTCCCGGCGCACCCTCAAGCGGTGGCCACGGCCGCCTTGGCGGCCGCTTCGTACGGCTACGCACCCTTGAGCCCTGCTAAGTCGCAATACCAGCACTTGTGGTATACTGCTGAGTAA
- the Hipk gene encoding homeodomain-interacting protein kinase 2 isoform X4 yields MHDMFISPQHSGTTSSSGASIISAAGTTGTSTSSGVHNHYQLHPQHIISHKKRKLEHGQVEYLNGTSAVANDTTTFAQSSAYSQTSVVQPHFHRSRSHHKNSPNGAAGLLPQNFIRASTIKLLDTYQRCGQKRKSESDRDGNETGSGPESTATAPTSTTTAAVASAAIPGNGGKGTTATVANTTASTSNGVEGDYQLVQHEVLYSMTNQYEVLEFLGRGTFGQVVKCWKKGTSEIVAIKILKNHPSYARQGQIEVSILSRLSQENADEFNFVRAYECFQHKSHTCLVFEMLEQNLYDFLKQNKFSPLPLKFIRPILQQVLTALLKLKQLGLIHADLKPENIMLVDPARQPYRVKVIDFGSASHVSKAVCNTYLQSRYYRAPEIILGMSQRHRMATRRLPFCEAIDMWSLGCVVAELFLGWPLYPGSSEYDQIRYISQTQGLPTEHMLNSASKTTKFFYRDMDSTYPFWRLKTPEEHEAETGIKSKEARKYIFNCIDDIGQVNVPTDLEGGELLAEKADRREFIDLLKRMLTMDQERRTTPGEALNHHFVTLAHLVDYAHCNNVKAGVHMMGVCRTNSFSSTTSHQSSQAPPLVANFVPNSSGNVTLTFNNQLSNQYQLYNGRSVARQYTSAARPEHFPHSLVPSILCQPNYQGMGSPTKVVVAQQPPQLQIQPPPAILSQPQQQYVPVSMVEPGGRQMLLTNAVQTTWAANRQMAIVPSWQQIAPQHAAIQQPLLSEAADWARPLLLDSSSLISQRSMFPVEVSEVYDPMVEQQHAATSVMQQAHHLTPQQATQTWTASKRGNKSSSSQMHHHHHHQSSSHHGHHILSNNHLTVPISHRPDKKEATQLSPVKKRVKEGTPPSDTCNYSRARGSPPFAVSTLSWEPQTIPQQVVSTKQEHIGSSQQGSGPARQQTITIHDTPSPAVSVITISDSEDEATPTKCSQPPATVNEAKPSMVNGPTVVTKAARKNVISCFTVGDSDEEHRSPAKLHSQNNFVSGSLPTLREVKHEVKHEPQISSNYSNGASQSQKKRLLAKAQSECVINSVATKQEPGVSQQNVYDNGAGLPPRDYIRNTNNIQLNCQPGTTCSSGSSASASSQEFVFYRDQMAPPVAHSREIHPHEVVYREPVITQQPQSVVPPAHKREINREAVVTTSHRDYHMPAAVHKEYILPPAAHTTRSDLQRESHIANKSWQPGGQQVQNAYRQRMQKRGCVVYVPTGGPENEYISRHASAAHLSPQPITHAGAPSRLSPQHPLVAGQPLYHQPELYRRPPVYVGVTHTQQTFLPAGHQVASYTSGALPPPAHHSNARPVLAAHPAHPLPAHMQPAVFPAHPQAVATAALAAASYGYAPLSPAKSQYQHLWYTAE; encoded by the exons ATGCATGACATGTTCATATCACCCCAGCATTCCGGCACAACAAGTAGCAGTGGGGCTAGCATCATTAGTGCAGCAGGAACGACCGGCACCTCTACATCTTCAGGAGTGCACAACCACTACCAGCTCCACCCTCAGCATATCATCAGCCACAAGAAGCGCAAGCTAGAGCACGGCCAAGTCGAGTATCTAAACGGCACTTCTGCTGTAGCCAACGATACGACCACCTTCGCCCAGTCATCAGCGTACTCTCAAACATCAGTGGTACAACCTCACTTTCATCGTTCGAGGTCGCACCACAAGAACTCGCCTAATGGTGCTGCAGGTTTGCTGCCACAGAACTTCATCAGAGCATCCACAATTAAGCTTTTAGACACATACCAGCGCTGCGGCCAGAAA AGGAAGTCGGAATCCGATCGTGACGGGAATGAGACGGGCTCTGGCCCAGAATCTACAGCCACGGCACCGACAAGTACGACAACTGCCGCCGTCGCGTCGGCGGCAATCCCTGGCAATGGAGGAAAGGGCACGACCGCGACGGTGGCCAACACGACGGCCAGCACGAGCAACGGTGTGGAGGGCGACTACCAGCTTGTACAGCACGAGGTGCTCTACTCAATGACCAACCAATATGAGGTCCTCGAGTTTCTCGGCCGAGGCACCTTTGGACAGGTGGTCAAATGTTGGAAAAAGGGCACGAGTGAGATAGTAGCCATCAAGATTCTCAAGAACCACCCCTCTTACGCCAGACAAGGACAAATCGAA GTTAGTATTTTGTCTAGACTTAGCCAAGAGAATGCTGATGAATTCAACTTCGTTCGAGCTTACGAGTGCTTTCAGCACAAAAGCCACACTTGCTTGGTTTTTGAGATGTTGGAACAAAATCTCTATGACTTTCTcaagcaaaacaaattcaGCCCTCTGCCCCTCAAATTCATCCGTCCGATTTTGCAACAAGTCCTGACAGCCCTGCTGAAATTAAAG caactGGGCCTGATCCATGCTGACCTCAAGCCAGAGAACATCATGCTAGTAGATCCTGCGAGGCAGCCGTACAGAGTAAAAGTGATTGATTTTGGCAGTGCTTCTCACGTGAGCAAGGCAGTATGCAATACTTATCTGCAAAGCCGCTACTACAGAGCTCCTGAGATCATCTTGGGTATGTCCCAAAGACACCGTATGGCAACAAGAA ggTTGCCCTTCTGTGAAGCGATTGACATGTGGTCACTTGGATGCGTGGTCGCCGAGTTGTTTCTCGGTTGGCCTCTATATCCAGGCTCCTCCGAGTACGATCAAATCCGGTACATCAGCCAAACGCAGGGTCTCCCTACAGAACACATGCTGAACAGTGCATCTAAGACGACCAAGTTCTTCTACAGAGATATGGATAGTACATACCCATTCTGGAGACTGAAAACTCCTGAGGAGCATGAAGCAGAAACTG GAATCAAATCGAAAGAGGCCCGAAAGTACATATTCAATTGCATAGACGACATTGGGCAAGTAAATGTGCCCACCGACCTTGAAGGAGGTGAATTACTTGCTGAGAAAGCTGACAGGAGAGAATTCATCGATCTTCTTAAGAGAATGCTCACAATGGACCAG GAGAGACGTACCACTCCAGGGGAAGCCCTCAACCACCACTTTGTCACGCTGGCACATTTGGTTGACTACGCGCACTGCAACAATGTTAAAGCTGGTGTCCACATGATGGGGGTTTGCAGAACTAACAGCTTCAGCTCAACCACCAGCCACCAGTCCTCGCAAGCACCGCCATTGGTCGCCAATTTTGTTCCAAACTCAAGCGGCAATGTCACTCTTACATTTAACAACCAGTTAAGCAACCAG taCCAACTGTACAATGGCCGATCAGTCGCTCGACAGTACACCAGTGCCGCAAGACCAGAGCATTTCCCGCATTCACTTGTTCCTTCCATTCTTTGTCAACCCAACTATCAAGGCATGGGTTCTCCAACCAAAGTAGTTGTGGCGCAGCAACCACCACAATTGCAAATCCAGCCTCCGCCAGCTATACTctcgcagccgcagcagcagtacGTGCCTGTATCAATGGTTGAGCCCGGTGGCAGACAAATGCTGTTGACG AACGCAGTTCAGACGACTTGGGCTGCCAACAGGCAGATGGCGATTGTGCCATCGTGGCAGCAAATCGCGCCACAACACGCGGCCATTCAGCAGCCCCTTCTGTCAGAAGCTGCAGATTGGGCGCGTCCTCTACTTCTAGATTCCAGCTCGCTGATATCGCAGCGTTCCATGTTTCCTGTGGAAGTGTCTGAAGTTTACGATCCAATGGTAGAGCAGCAACACGCGGCAACATCTGTCATGCAGCAGGCTCATCATCTCACACCACAGCAAGCTACCCAGACATGGACCGCGTCAAAGAGAGGAAACAAGAGCTCAAGTAGCCAGATGCACCACCATCATCACCATCAGTCGTCTTCTCACCACGGGCACCACATATTGAGCAACAACCACCTTACTGTGCCGATCAGCCACAGACCAGACAAGAAGGAGGCGACGCAACTCAGTCCTGTCAAAAAGAGGGTCAAGGAAGGCACGCCTCCATCag ATACGTGCAACTATTCTAGAGCAAGAGGGTCTCCTCCATTTGCTGTTTCTACCCTCAGTTGGGAACCGCAAACAATCCCGCAGCAGGTTGTTAGCACGAAACAGGAGCACATTGGCAGTAGTCAGCAGGGCTCTGGTCCAGCAAGGCAACAGACTATTACTATCCACGACACTCCTTCTCCAGCCGTCTCTGTCATCACCATCTCGGACAGTGAAGATGAGGCAACGCCGACTAAGTG CTCTCAGCCGCCTGCCACTGTGAATGAAGCCAAACCCTCAATGGTTAACGGACCGACCGTGGTCACAAAGGCAGCAAGGAAGAACGTAATTTCCTGTTTCACTGTTGGCGACAGCGACGAAGAGCATCGAAGCCCGGCCAAACTTCATAGTCAGAACAACTTTGTTAGTGGATCTTTGCCCACCTTGAGAGAGGTCAAGCATGAGGTTAAACACGAACCACAAATAAG TTCAAACTACTCGAATGGAGCGTCTCAATCGCAGAAGAAAAGACTTCTGGCCAAAGCTCAGTCTGAATGCGTGATCAACAGCGTTGCCACCAAGCAAGAACCAGGAGTGTCTCAACAGAATGTGTATGACAACGGTGCTGGCCTTCCCCCAAGGGATTACATAAGGAACACAAACAACATCCAGCTTAACTGCCAGCCAGGGACAACTTGCAGCAGCGGCAGTAGTGCCAGCGCTAGCTCGCAGGAGTTTGTCTTTTATCG gGATCAAATGGCCCCGCCGGTTGCTCACTCAAGAGAGATCCACCCTCATGAGGTGGTGTACCGCGAACCAGTCATCACGCAGCAGCCGCAGTCTGTTGTGCCACCTGCCCACAAAAGGGAAATCAACAGGGAGGCCGTGGTCACAACAAGCCACAGGGACTATCACATGCCTGCAGCCGTGCACAAAGAGTATATCCTACCTCCTGCAGCGCATACAACGCGGTCAGATTTGCAACGAGAGTCGCACATCGCAAACAAGTCGTGGCAGCCAGGCGGCCAGCAGGTTCAAAATGCCTACAG ACAAAGGATGCAGAAACGAGGATGCGTAGTGTACGTGCCGACTGGAGGCCCTGAAAATGAGTATATCAG CCGTCACGCCAGTGCTGCCCACCTATCACCCCAGCCGATAACTCACGCTGGTGCGCCCAGCAGGTTGTCGCCGCAACACCCTCTCGTGGCGGGGCAGCCACTTTACCACCAACCTGAACTCTACAGAAGACCGCCTGTGTATGTTGGTGTCACGCACACACAGCAAACATTTCTGCCAGCTGGTCACCAAGTAGCATCATACACATCAGG GGCCCTGCCTCCGCCTGCACATCATTCAAATGCCCGTCCAGTCTTGGCAGCACATCCCGCACACCCTCTGCCGGCTCACATGCAACCAGCAGTGTTCCCGGCGCACCCTCAAGCGGTGGCCACGGCCGCCTTGGCGGCCGCTTCGTACGGCTACGCACCCTTGAGCCCTGCTAAGTCGCAATACCAGCACTTGTGGTATACTGCTGAGTAA